The Staphylococcus carnosus genome has a segment encoding these proteins:
- a CDS encoding carbohydrate kinase family protein, translating to MNKLFAMGEALIDFIPNERDSKLKEVSQFQPQVGGAPTNVASCVAKLGGNASIITQVGEDAFGEKIEDTLNTIGVDTNYLMKTDKATTALAFVSLTKEGERDFAFYRKPSADMLLKTEDLPDLNFSSTDILHFCSVDLVESPMKQTHMEIIDKMLKENGTVVFDPNLRFPLWDSLDDLRETVLDFIPKAHIVKISDEELEFITNLKDENEAIESLFVGNVEIIIYTEGKNGASIYTKNGMIARENGFEVTVKDTTGAGDAFIGAIIFQLLKEDRKHLTENGNQYLRFANAVGGVTTTAYGAIESLPYLEDVENLMKNSETK from the coding sequence ATGAATAAGCTTTTTGCAATGGGTGAAGCTTTGATTGATTTTATACCAAACGAACGAGATTCAAAACTGAAAGAGGTTTCGCAATTTCAACCGCAAGTTGGCGGGGCACCAACAAATGTCGCAAGTTGTGTTGCTAAATTAGGGGGCAATGCTTCAATCATTACACAAGTAGGCGAAGATGCATTCGGCGAAAAAATAGAAGATACATTAAATACTATTGGTGTAGATACTAATTATTTAATGAAGACTGATAAAGCGACTACAGCACTTGCCTTTGTAAGTTTAACAAAAGAAGGAGAACGTGATTTTGCTTTTTATCGTAAACCTTCAGCAGACATGCTATTAAAAACAGAAGATTTACCCGATTTAAATTTTAGTTCAACAGATATTCTTCATTTTTGTTCTGTAGACTTAGTAGAATCTCCAATGAAACAAACACATATGGAAATCATTGATAAGATGTTGAAAGAAAATGGAACTGTCGTTTTTGATCCTAATCTTCGCTTTCCACTTTGGGATTCTCTTGATGATTTACGTGAAACAGTTTTAGATTTTATTCCCAAAGCGCATATCGTTAAAATATCTGACGAAGAATTAGAATTCATTACGAATTTAAAAGATGAGAATGAAGCTATTGAATCATTGTTTGTGGGTAATGTTGAAATCATTATCTATACTGAAGGCAAAAATGGCGCTTCCATTTATACAAAAAATGGAATGATAGCACGTGAGAACGGATTTGAAGTTACTGTGAAGGATACCACAGGAGCAGGAGATGCTTTTATAGGCGCAATCATATTTCAATTATTGAAAGAAGATAGAAAGCATTTAACAGAAAATGGCAATCAATACTTAAGATTCGCAAATGCAGTAGGTGGAGTAACCACTACAGCGTATGGCGCAATAGAAAGTTTGCCATATCTGGAAGACGTTGAAAATCTAATGAAAAATTCAGAAACAAAATAA
- a CDS encoding PadR family transcriptional regulator, whose amino-acid sequence MFRRGFDQFRNMRDSEGFDFGRGFGGFEKMFGGRGQERMFKKGNLQFMILNSLKEEPKHGYQIIKDLEEQFKGFYSPSPGSVYPILQMLEDREFVSVTKEGNKKIYTITEEGENFLKENGDQNEFANSMKQFQNFNREDMKTLGADIKEAVNAILTASKEAMTDEEKRKQFDRFLTQIKDQAQNLYKEDDNHDK is encoded by the coding sequence ATGTTTAGACGTGGATTTGATCAATTCAGAAATATGAGAGATAGTGAAGGATTTGATTTTGGAAGAGGTTTTGGCGGCTTTGAGAAAATGTTTGGCGGCCGTGGACAAGAGCGTATGTTTAAAAAAGGCAACTTGCAGTTTATGATATTAAATTCTTTAAAAGAAGAACCGAAACACGGTTATCAAATCATTAAAGATTTAGAAGAACAATTTAAAGGTTTCTATTCACCAAGCCCAGGTTCTGTTTATCCTATTTTACAAATGTTGGAAGACAGAGAATTTGTTTCAGTTACTAAAGAAGGCAATAAAAAAATATATACCATTACTGAAGAAGGAGAAAACTTCTTAAAAGAAAATGGGGACCAAAACGAATTCGCAAACAGTATGAAACAATTTCAAAACTTTAATAGAGAAGATATGAAAACATTAGGTGCAGATATTAAAGAAGCAGTGAACGCAATCTTAACAGCAAGTAAAGAAGCAATGACAGATGAAGAAAAACGTAAACAATTCGACCGCTTCCTCACTCAAATCAAAGATCAAGCGCAAAACTTATACAAAGAAGATGACAACCATGACAAATAA
- a CDS encoding FAD-dependent oxidoreductase, whose amino-acid sequence MGIIGGGPGGLMLGLLLQNQGLDVHIYEKADRNVNRSRGGSLDIHHDTGQLPLAEAGLLDEFKALARFEGEDTKIVDKQGHIYFEEDAEGEGGRPEIDRGELCDLIQNKIEPERIHYGYKFESMDTLEDGKVKVHFHHSDNFNQIEQKETEVFDLVIGSDGAFSKVRPFLADTDIIYTGVSFIELSVPDVHTQYPDLAEYNKNGKMMGLGGDQLILGQLNGDGRIVVYVAYELDRDQLDEYKALDNEALKARILEEFQDWDEELLKYIKYADDNIMFRRIYRLPIGFEWQHQSNVTLIGDAAHLMSPFAGEGVNMALYDAYMLAHAIANHSNQTEQIDFDKALAEYEKNMYESSKERAKESQENLETFFREDAPEVMANFFIEGQKMLEAQNQQSNQ is encoded by the coding sequence ATTGGCATCATTGGCGGAGGACCAGGCGGATTAATGCTTGGTTTACTCCTTCAAAACCAAGGTTTAGACGTTCATATTTATGAAAAAGCAGACCGCAACGTCAATCGTTCACGCGGCGGCTCATTAGACATCCACCACGATACAGGACAACTCCCATTGGCCGAAGCAGGTTTACTTGATGAGTTTAAAGCATTAGCACGCTTTGAAGGCGAAGACACTAAAATAGTAGATAAACAGGGTCATATCTATTTTGAAGAAGATGCTGAAGGAGAAGGCGGACGACCAGAAATTGATCGTGGTGAATTATGTGATTTAATCCAAAACAAAATTGAACCAGAACGTATTCATTATGGATATAAATTTGAAAGTATGGATACATTAGAAGATGGAAAGGTTAAAGTCCACTTTCACCATAGCGACAACTTCAACCAAATTGAACAAAAAGAAACTGAAGTTTTCGATTTAGTAATAGGATCAGATGGCGCATTTTCAAAAGTACGTCCATTCCTTGCTGACACAGATATAATTTATACAGGTGTCTCATTTATCGAACTCAGCGTGCCTGACGTTCATACACAATATCCCGACTTAGCCGAATATAATAAAAATGGCAAAATGATGGGACTTGGCGGAGATCAGTTAATACTAGGACAATTGAATGGTGACGGGCGTATTGTCGTCTATGTTGCTTATGAATTAGATAGAGACCAATTAGATGAATACAAAGCACTAGATAATGAGGCTTTGAAAGCACGTATACTAGAAGAATTTCAAGATTGGGACGAAGAACTGCTTAAATATATTAAATATGCCGATGATAATATTATGTTCAGACGTATCTATCGTCTGCCAATCGGATTTGAATGGCAACATCAATCGAATGTCACTTTAATTGGTGATGCAGCACACTTAATGAGTCCTTTTGCAGGGGAAGGTGTTAACATGGCACTTTATGATGCATACATGTTAGCCCATGCAATCGCAAACCACTCAAATCAAACAGAGCAAATTGACTTTGATAAAGCACTTGCTGAATATGAAAAAAATATGTATGAAAGTTCAAAAGAACGCGCAAAAGAATCTCAAGAAAATCTTGAAACATTCTTTAGAGAAGATGCACCTGAAGTGATGGCCAACTTCTTTATTGAAGGACAAAAAATGTTAGAGGCACAAAATCAACAATCTAATCAATAG
- a CDS encoding TetR/AcrR family transcriptional regulator gives MDKRVIKTRRNITETFLELFYKKDFEKITIKEIADAAEIERKTFYLHYLDKYDLLDAIVQKHFDQLDEICEAKKDLGLKEGTTIWFDFFETHQTFFKCLFSIKNADEYKQKLQKFIIRQLDGRLSTTFMKAHHLSEQLFPEFFAAGIVQMVMVYIQDENSNKAAIENQVVQLLKMTNGDL, from the coding sequence ATGGATAAACGTGTAATTAAAACACGACGCAATATTACTGAAACTTTTTTAGAATTATTTTATAAAAAGGACTTTGAGAAAATAACAATCAAAGAAATCGCAGATGCAGCTGAAATAGAGCGTAAAACTTTCTATCTTCATTATTTAGATAAATACGACTTGCTTGATGCGATTGTTCAAAAACACTTTGACCAATTAGATGAAATTTGTGAAGCGAAGAAAGATTTAGGCTTAAAAGAAGGTACAACAATTTGGTTTGATTTTTTCGAAACACATCAAACATTTTTCAAATGTCTCTTCAGCATTAAAAACGCTGATGAATACAAACAGAAATTGCAAAAATTTATTATACGCCAGTTAGACGGCAGATTAAGTACAACATTTATGAAAGCACACCATTTAAGCGAACAGCTTTTCCCAGAATTTTTTGCTGCAGGCATTGTTCAAATGGTCATGGTTTATATTCAAGATGAAAATTCAAATAAAGCAGCCATTGAAAATCAAGTCGTCCAGTTGCTGAAAATGACAAACGGTGATTTATAA
- a CDS encoding alpha/beta hydrolase produces the protein MKEQHVTFKTRDVETAGILRTPDNATDQPLPTIVVMHPISSVKEQTASIYAKRLTEEGFATLAFDAAHQGEIAAEPKNIEVPYYRVDDAKAAIDYLNTLDIVDDKRIGILGICGGGGYAVNASLTDKRIKAVSSVVSVNFGMIAREGDFTPDSALKTLYQVAEQREAEAKGGEQALMPYAPDSEAQRKELGLDDIDIKEAVDYYRTDLGYHENVTNRYRVIDQADVIGFDAYHLADKLLDQPLYIVAGDKPGAFGSYRCAYELFDKALSDKKTLNIVKGVSHYDLYDQPKAVDEALKGLVPFYKKYL, from the coding sequence TTGAAAGAACAACATGTAACCTTTAAAACAAGAGATGTTGAAACTGCAGGTATTTTGAGAACACCGGATAATGCGACTGACCAACCACTGCCGACAATTGTAGTGATGCATCCGATCAGCAGTGTGAAAGAACAAACTGCAAGCATTTATGCGAAACGTTTAACTGAAGAAGGGTTTGCAACTTTAGCGTTTGATGCGGCCCACCAAGGTGAGATTGCTGCAGAACCCAAAAATATTGAAGTGCCTTATTATCGGGTAGATGATGCCAAAGCAGCTATCGACTATTTAAATACACTTGATATTGTAGATGACAAACGAATTGGTATTTTAGGTATTTGCGGAGGAGGCGGTTATGCAGTTAATGCCAGCTTAACTGACAAACGTATTAAAGCAGTCAGCTCTGTGGTGAGTGTCAACTTTGGAATGATCGCACGAGAAGGTGATTTCACACCTGATTCTGCATTGAAAACATTATATCAAGTTGCAGAACAACGCGAAGCAGAAGCTAAAGGCGGAGAACAAGCACTAATGCCTTATGCGCCTGATAGTGAAGCGCAGCGTAAAGAATTAGGGCTTGATGACATCGATATTAAAGAAGCAGTAGACTATTATAGAACAGACCTTGGTTATCATGAAAATGTGACAAACCGATATCGTGTTATCGATCAAGCTGATGTCATTGGTTTTGATGCCTATCATTTAGCTGATAAATTGCTGGATCAACCATTATATATTGTAGCAGGTGATAAACCAGGTGCATTTGGATCTTATCGTTGTGCTTATGAATTATTCGACAAAGCATTAAGTGACAAAAAGACATTGAATATTGTTAAAGGTGTTTCTCATTACGACTTATATGACCAACCTAAAGCAGTGGATGAAGCTTTAAAAGGATTAGTTCCTTTCTATAAAAAATATTTATAG
- a CDS encoding DsrE/DsrF/DrsH-like family protein: MVKFKTVQITDLTDADLEAMGQQGQLIDVRETEEYEAGHIDGAQSYPLSSLNTKFPLDQSKTYYLYCQAGKRSQQASQMLSDSGFTVVNLNGGYQAFQDKAEAEKAQTAPTKNEKEATDSAITETAQETTAPPSLKSRRKKVNYSGMQCPGPLMNVNQELKQLKPGDQLEVVVTDPGFASDIKSWASQTGNTLVDLKQSEKEVTAVIEKAEQQPKDLSVQHTEKGTTIVLFSGELDKALAAFIIANGARAAGREVSIFCTFWGLNALKRPNPGKVKKTGIERLFGMMLPSGPENMPLSKMNMFGLGRLMMKMIMKQKNVDSLPTLIDKAIDNDIKLIACTMSMDVMGIKKEELRSEVEFAGVGTYIGDTEHANHNLFI; encoded by the coding sequence GTGGTTAAATTTAAAACCGTGCAAATTACAGATTTAACAGATGCAGATTTAGAAGCAATGGGCCAACAAGGCCAATTGATAGATGTACGAGAAACAGAAGAATATGAAGCGGGACATATAGACGGTGCGCAGTCTTACCCACTATCATCACTCAACACCAAATTCCCGCTTGATCAAAGTAAAACTTATTACCTTTATTGCCAAGCCGGCAAACGCAGCCAGCAAGCAAGCCAAATGTTGAGCGATAGCGGTTTTACAGTCGTCAATTTAAACGGCGGTTATCAAGCTTTTCAAGATAAAGCAGAAGCTGAAAAAGCACAAACTGCGCCAACCAAAAACGAAAAAGAAGCAACAGATTCAGCAATAACAGAGACAGCACAAGAAACTACTGCACCACCTTCTCTCAAATCCAGACGTAAGAAAGTGAACTACAGCGGTATGCAGTGTCCTGGTCCGTTGATGAACGTAAATCAAGAACTCAAACAATTAAAACCAGGCGATCAGCTTGAAGTAGTAGTGACAGATCCAGGTTTCGCAAGCGATATCAAAAGCTGGGCATCTCAAACTGGCAATACATTAGTAGACTTGAAACAAAGTGAAAAAGAAGTCACTGCAGTCATTGAAAAAGCTGAACAACAGCCTAAAGACCTCTCTGTACAACATACAGAAAAAGGTACAACAATTGTTTTATTCAGTGGTGAATTAGACAAAGCCTTAGCAGCCTTTATTATTGCGAACGGTGCTCGAGCTGCAGGTCGTGAAGTTTCAATTTTCTGCACGTTCTGGGGTTTAAATGCGTTAAAACGTCCTAATCCCGGCAAAGTGAAAAAGACTGGCATTGAACGATTATTCGGTATGATGCTGCCAAGCGGTCCAGAAAATATGCCACTCTCAAAAATGAACATGTTCGGCTTAGGTCGTTTGATGATGAAAATGATTATGAAACAAAAAAATGTAGACTCCCTTCCAACACTGATTGATAAAGCGATTGATAATGATATTAAACTCATCGCATGTACAATGAGTATGGATGTTATGGGTATTAAAAAAGAAGAATTACGTTCAGAAGTTGAATTTGCTGGTGTCGGCACATACATTGGCGATACCGAACATGCAAATCACAACTTATTTATCTAA
- a CDS encoding MarR family winged helix-turn-helix transcriptional regulator produces MTEYNNDYEHLLFYFAYKTFINTADEIIEKKGMSRQHHRFLFFIDKVPGITIRDLLKSMEISKQGSHQTLRKLKEEGLVVEKKSQEDGRVKELFVTDKGHELVTEINKAQNDLLQNIKTKVGNDWNAMMEEMASYRPGFQEVKYLKSEK; encoded by the coding sequence ATGACCGAGTACAATAATGATTATGAACACCTTTTGTTCTATTTCGCATATAAGACGTTCATCAATACGGCAGACGAGATTATTGAGAAGAAAGGTATGAGTCGTCAACATCACCGCTTCTTATTCTTTATCGACAAAGTTCCGGGTATTACCATCCGTGATCTATTGAAGAGTATGGAAATTTCAAAACAAGGCAGCCATCAAACACTGCGCAAGTTGAAAGAAGAAGGGCTTGTAGTGGAAAAGAAATCTCAAGAAGATGGTCGTGTAAAAGAACTGTTTGTGACAGATAAAGGTCATGAACTCGTAACGGAAATCAATAAAGCACAAAATGATTTACTGCAAAATATCAAAACAAAAGTAGGTAATGACTGGAACGCTATGATGGAAGAGATGGCCAGTTATCGACCAGGATTCCAAGAAGTAAAATATTTAAAAAGTGAAAAATAA
- a CDS encoding alpha-keto acid decarboxylase family protein: MKKRVGEYLMDCLSNTGVEKVFGVPGDFNLAFLDDIISRDDIEWVGNTNELNASYAADGYARMKGISAMVTTFGVGELSAVNGIAGSYAERVPVVAITGAPTRAVEDAGKYVHHSLGEGTFDNYRKMFKEITTAQGYITPENAQTEIPRLLDAALAEKRPVHLHLPIDVAMTEIEVESTYEVPERKVEDVSKYIAMVKDKLESASQPVIIAGHEINSFKLHEQLEDFVNKTHIPVAQLSLGKGAFNEENPYYMGIYDGSIAEENIRDYVDNSDAILNIGAKLTDSATAGFSFEFDIDDVVMLNQHNFKMNETVAEDVTLPDLMDGLMEMDYVNEADYPKFKRPETGQYELNGDALTQETYFKMMQDFLAPSDVILAEQGTSFFGAYDLALYKGNKFVGQPLWGSIGYTLPATIGTQIADPKRRNLLLIGDGSLQLTVQGISTMIRQGLKPVLFVINNDGYTVERKIHGENEPYNDIFMWDYKALPAVFGGEDVVKVRDVSTSEELDQAFEAIKAYPDMMHFVEVKMAMHDAPHKLDAIGKAFAKQNS; the protein is encoded by the coding sequence ATGAAAAAACGTGTCGGAGAATATTTAATGGACTGTTTAAGCAACACTGGCGTTGAGAAAGTATTTGGTGTGCCAGGTGATTTCAACTTGGCATTCTTAGACGATATTATCAGCAGAGATGATATTGAGTGGGTTGGTAATACCAACGAATTGAATGCAAGTTATGCGGCAGATGGCTATGCACGTATGAAAGGTATCAGTGCAATGGTTACAACTTTCGGTGTGGGCGAATTATCAGCAGTGAACGGTATTGCAGGTTCTTATGCTGAACGTGTACCCGTTGTAGCGATTACTGGGGCGCCAACACGTGCAGTTGAAGATGCTGGCAAATATGTACACCATTCATTAGGAGAAGGTACATTTGATAATTACCGCAAAATGTTCAAAGAAATTACGACAGCGCAAGGTTACATTACACCTGAAAATGCACAAACTGAGATTCCGCGTTTATTAGATGCAGCATTAGCTGAAAAACGTCCTGTGCACCTTCATTTACCAATTGATGTCGCAATGACTGAAATTGAAGTGGAAAGTACTTATGAAGTTCCAGAACGTAAAGTTGAAGATGTCTCAAAATATATTGCAATGGTTAAAGATAAATTAGAAAGTGCGTCTCAACCTGTAATTATCGCAGGGCATGAAATTAACAGCTTCAAATTGCACGAGCAACTAGAAGACTTTGTGAATAAAACACACATTCCAGTAGCGCAATTGTCACTTGGCAAAGGTGCTTTTAATGAAGAAAACCCTTATTATATGGGTATTTATGATGGTTCTATTGCAGAAGAAAATATTCGCGACTATGTAGATAATAGTGATGCGATTTTAAATATCGGTGCGAAATTAACAGACTCTGCGACAGCTGGTTTTTCATTCGAATTTGATATTGATGATGTCGTGATGTTGAATCAACACAATTTCAAAATGAATGAAACTGTAGCAGAAGATGTGACATTGCCAGATTTGATGGATGGCTTAATGGAAATGGATTACGTGAATGAAGCGGATTATCCGAAATTCAAACGTCCTGAAACAGGTCAATATGAATTAAATGGAGATGCATTGACTCAAGAAACTTACTTCAAAATGATGCAGGATTTCTTAGCACCATCTGATGTGATATTAGCTGAACAAGGTACGTCATTCTTTGGTGCTTATGATTTAGCACTTTATAAAGGCAACAAATTTGTAGGCCAACCATTATGGGGTTCTATCGGTTACACATTACCTGCAACTATCGGTACACAAATTGCAGATCCGAAACGCCGCAATTTATTGTTAATTGGTGATGGTTCACTACAACTCACAGTACAAGGTATCTCAACAATGATTCGCCAAGGATTAAAACCGGTATTGTTTGTTATTAATAATGATGGCTATACAGTTGAACGTAAAATTCATGGTGAAAATGAACCTTATAACGATATTTTTATGTGGGATTATAAAGCATTGCCTGCTGTTTTCGGCGGCGAAGATGTTGTTAAAGTTCGTGATGTATCTACAAGTGAAGAACTTGATCAAGCCTTTGAAGCGATTAAAGCATATCCAGATATGATGCACTTTGTTGAAGTGAAAATGGCGATGCATGATGCGCCGCATAAATTAGATGCAATCGGAAAAGCTTTCGCAAAACAAAATAGTTAA
- a CDS encoding BCCT family transporter produces MDWTTFYGTVIVLLIAVIPMMAFPKASQKVITDINESISNSIGAVYLTLGLVILGFVLYIAFGKYGNVTLGKASDRPEFGNFSWASMLFCAGIGSDILYWGVIEWAYYYQVPPHGAKGMTDHALEYATMYGMFHWGPIAWAIYVLPALPIGYLVFVKKKPVYKISQACRPILKGQTDKLPGKIVDILFIFGLLGGAATSLALGVPMISAGIEKLTGLDGNNMLLRTVILFTITVVFAVSSYTGLKKGIQRLSDVNVWLSFLLLGFVFVVGPTVFIMNTTVTSFGNMLKNFFEMATWLEPFGGIDGRKITHFPQQWTIFYWSWWIVYAPFIGLFIARISKGRTLKEVILGTIVYGTLGCVLFFGIFGNYAVYLQITHQFNVVEFLNTHGTEAAIIEVMHQLPFGNIVVVLFLISAFLFLATTFDSGSYILAAASQKKVVDEPLRANRLFWAFALCLLPFSLMLVGGQRALEVLKTASILASVPLIVIFVFMMISFIITLSRDRIKLELRAERLKKAEQRVLNMHEIAENRNNDTPMK; encoded by the coding sequence ATGGACTGGACGACCTTTTATGGAACCGTTATCGTACTGCTCATCGCGGTTATTCCAATGATGGCTTTTCCAAAAGCGAGTCAGAAAGTAATCACAGATATTAATGAATCGATTTCTAACTCAATTGGTGCGGTCTATCTGACATTGGGTCTTGTTATTTTAGGCTTCGTGCTTTACATTGCATTCGGTAAATATGGAAATGTAACGTTGGGTAAAGCGAGTGACCGCCCGGAATTCGGAAACTTTAGTTGGGCATCTATGTTGTTTTGTGCGGGAATCGGCTCTGATATTTTATATTGGGGTGTTATTGAGTGGGCGTACTATTATCAAGTACCGCCTCACGGTGCAAAAGGTATGACAGACCACGCACTGGAATATGCGACAATGTACGGTATGTTCCACTGGGGACCTATTGCGTGGGCGATTTATGTATTACCAGCATTACCAATTGGTTATTTAGTTTTCGTGAAGAAAAAACCAGTTTATAAAATTAGTCAAGCTTGCCGTCCGATTTTGAAAGGGCAAACGGATAAATTGCCTGGTAAAATCGTGGATATTCTCTTTATCTTCGGTTTGCTTGGCGGTGCTGCAACTTCATTAGCATTAGGGGTGCCGATGATTTCTGCAGGTATTGAGAAATTAACTGGTTTAGATGGCAATAATATGTTATTACGTACGGTCATCTTATTTACAATTACTGTAGTATTTGCGGTCAGCTCATATACAGGTTTGAAAAAAGGAATTCAACGTTTAAGTGACGTCAATGTCTGGTTATCATTCTTACTTTTAGGTTTCGTATTTGTGGTAGGACCTACTGTCTTTATTATGAATACGACGGTTACAAGTTTTGGTAACATGTTGAAAAATTTCTTTGAAATGGCTACATGGCTTGAACCGTTCGGCGGTATTGACGGCCGTAAGATTACACACTTCCCTCAACAATGGACAATATTCTATTGGTCATGGTGGATTGTGTATGCGCCGTTTATCGGTTTGTTCATCGCTCGTATTTCTAAAGGGCGTACGTTGAAAGAAGTTATTTTAGGTACGATTGTTTACGGTACATTAGGATGTGTACTTTTCTTCGGTATCTTCGGAAACTATGCTGTTTACTTACAAATCACACATCAATTCAATGTGGTTGAATTCTTAAATACGCATGGTACTGAAGCTGCGATTATTGAAGTTATGCATCAGTTGCCGTTCGGTAATATCGTTGTCGTGTTATTCTTGATTTCAGCGTTCTTATTCTTAGCAACAACATTCGATTCAGGTTCATATATCTTAGCGGCAGCTTCACAAAAGAAAGTTGTGGATGAACCTTTACGTGCCAACAGATTGTTCTGGGCATTTGCATTATGTTTATTACCATTCTCACTTATGCTTGTAGGTGGCCAACGTGCATTAGAAGTATTGAAGACGGCTTCGATTTTGGCCTCTGTGCCGCTAATCGTTATATTTGTCTTCATGATGATATCCTTTATTATCACCTTATCGCGTGATCGGATTAAGCTTGAATTAAGAGCTGAACGACTGAAAAAAGCAGAACAGCGGGTTTTAAATATGCATGAAATCGCTGAAAACAGAAATAATGATACACCGATGAAATAA
- the cudC gene encoding choline uptake/conversion transcriptional regulator CudC → MASSKNYEQEIDEAKDLVISAIGETMDLYGINRSVGNLYGTMVFEDNMTLDQMREELQMSKPSMSTGVKKLQEYDLVKQQFTRGSRKQHFVAEKDFFTFFRNFFNIKFNREITVNMESLKESEKIIGKILEADDVAHETREHAEKVYAQLEHSIIYYKWLTQISDAIQSGEIFKYFPIPEE, encoded by the coding sequence ATGGCAAGTTCAAAGAACTATGAACAAGAAATCGATGAAGCCAAAGATTTAGTAATCAGTGCCATCGGCGAAACGATGGATTTATACGGCATCAATCGCAGTGTCGGCAACTTATACGGCACTATGGTATTCGAGGATAATATGACACTCGATCAAATGCGCGAAGAACTTCAAATGAGCAAACCAAGTATGAGCACAGGAGTTAAAAAGCTTCAAGAATACGACTTGGTCAAACAGCAATTTACACGCGGCAGCCGCAAACAACATTTTGTAGCTGAAAAAGACTTCTTCACATTCTTTCGTAATTTCTTCAACATTAAATTCAATCGAGAAATTACCGTCAACATGGAATCACTTAAAGAATCAGAAAAAATCATCGGCAAAATCCTTGAAGCAGATGATGTAGCACATGAAACGAGAGAACATGCTGAAAAAGTATATGCACAACTTGAACATTCAATCATATACTACAAATGGCTGACACAAATCAGCGATGCTATCCAAAGCGGTGAAATCTTTAAATATTTCCCTATTCCTGAAGAATAA